In one window of Tubulanus polymorphus chromosome 3, tnTubPoly1.2, whole genome shotgun sequence DNA:
- the LOC141901832 gene encoding DNA-binding protein P3A2-like isoform X2 — protein sequence MMNIVTTHNSRIISHSEMSGINSTCMEMMTEDMSEPSSPESAFDESDLLGHAVNDDVTAQLAAAGPIGVAAAAAIATGKKRKRPFSFETNPSIRKRQQTRLLRKLKQTIDEYTTRVGQQAIVLGVTPGKSNHGLSYKVFGSQPLENVIRNCKGVIMQDLESALAQQAPPPSADTSSLHELPPLNVDGIPTPIDKMTQAQLRAFIPEMLKYSTGRSKPGWGKPEYRPVWWPIDLPWANVRSDVRSDDQKKKVSWTHALRQIVKNCYKHHGREDLLPAFDENISSNSVATFAQPTMVQTINNPDGTVSIIQIDTSSNGNAVVTLGDGTQATVVQAVQADHMFGNSHGLQLVQLKTDQVGDIYQNGAHEANQAVQTLAEVASSQSETGTTVATLTEATLNQETGQIILTGDGSGLGMVTLPVSMYSTVVTNISQLQDQQQQHHHHHQQEHQNVHIALAPQNSEHNQSADVPDATNAVEIMTIEQGPSTST from the exons ATGATGAACATAGTGACAACACACAACAGTCGGATTATATCACATTCTGAAATGTCTGGTATAAACAGTACATGTATGGAAATGATGACTGAAGATATGAGTGAGCCCAGTTCGCCTGAAAGCGCTTTCGATGAATCTGATTTATTGGGTCATGCTGTGAATGACGATGTCACTGCTCAACTTGCTGCTGCTG GACCAATAGGTGTCGCTGCGGCTGCTGCTATTGCTACCGGGAAAAAGCGTAAACGcccattttcatttgaaacaaATCCTTCAATTCGGAAACGTCAACAAACTCGACTTCTCAG gAAGTTGAAACAGACAATAGATGAATACACTACTAGAGTAGGACAACAGGCGATTGTTTTGGGTGTCACTCCTGGTAAATCTAATCATGGCCTTTCGTATAAAGTGTTTGGATCGCAACCGCTTGAAAATGTG ATTCGCAATTGTAAGGGAGTGATTATGCAAGATCTTGAAAGCGCTTTAGCTCAACAAGCGCCACCTCCTTCTGCTGATACATCTAGTCTTCACGAGCTTCCACCGTTAAATGTAGATGGTATACCTACACCTATTGATAAAATGACTCAA gcTCAATTACGTGCATTTATTcctgaaatgttgaaatattctACCGGACGTTCGAAACCTGGTTGGGGTAAACCTGAATATCGCCCGGTTTGGTGGCCAATTGATTTACCGTGGGCTAATGTACGCAGTGATGTCCGGTCCGATGATCAGAAGAAAAAA GTTTCATGGACACATGCTTTGAGACAAATCGTGAAGAACTGTTATAAACATCATGGCCGTGAAGATTTACTGCCCGCATTTGACGAGAACATCAGTTCTAATTCGGTCGCTACATTTGCTCAACCGACGATGGTGCAAACAATCAATAACCCTGATGGCACAGTGTCTATCATACAGATCGATACTAGTAGTAATGGTAATGCTGTGGTAACACTAGGAGATGGAACGCAAGCTACAGTTGTGCAGGCTGTTCAAGCT GATCATATGTTTGGTAATAGTCATGGATTGCAGTTAGTGCAATTGAAGACCGACCAAGTCGGTGATATCTATCAG AACGGGGCCCATGAAGCAAATCAAGCCGTACAAACTCTAGCCGAGGTTGCGTCCTCTCAGTCAGAAACTGGAACTACTGTTGCTACGCTAACTGAGGCTACTTTAAATCAGGAAACTGGACAAATTATCTTAACTGGTGATGGTTCAGGATTAG GAATGGTAACTTTACCAGTATCAATGTATTCGACTGTTGTGACAAATATTTCGCAACTTCAAgatcaacaacagcagcatcatcatcatcatcaacaagAACACCAAAATGTGCATATAGCTTTAGCTCCTCAGAATTCTGAACATAATCAGTCGGCAGATGTACCGGATGCGACGAACGCTGTCGAGATTATGACTATCGAACAAGGACCCTCAACTTCTACGTGA
- the LOC141901832 gene encoding DNA-binding protein P3A2-like isoform X1 → MMNIVTTHNSRIISHSEMSGINSTCMEMMTEDMSEPSSPESAFDESDLLGHAVNDDVTAQLAAAGPIGVAAAAAIATGKKRKRPFSFETNPSIRKRQQTRLLRKLKQTIDEYTTRVGQQAIVLGVTPGKSNHGLSYKVFGSQPLENVIRNCKGVIMQDLESALAQQAPPPSADTSSLHELPPLNVDGIPTPIDKMTQAQLRAFIPEMLKYSTGRSKPGWGKPEYRPVWWPIDLPWANVRSDVRSDDQKKKVSWTHALRQIVKNCYKHHGREDLLPAFDENISSNSVATFAQPTMVQTINNPDGTVSIIQIDTSSNGNAVVTLGDGTQATVVQAVQADHMFGNSHGLQLVQLKTDQVGDIYQQNGAHEANQAVQTLAEVASSQSETGTTVATLTEATLNQETGQIILTGDGSGLGMVTLPVSMYSTVVTNISQLQDQQQQHHHHHQQEHQNVHIALAPQNSEHNQSADVPDATNAVEIMTIEQGPSTST, encoded by the exons ATGATGAACATAGTGACAACACACAACAGTCGGATTATATCACATTCTGAAATGTCTGGTATAAACAGTACATGTATGGAAATGATGACTGAAGATATGAGTGAGCCCAGTTCGCCTGAAAGCGCTTTCGATGAATCTGATTTATTGGGTCATGCTGTGAATGACGATGTCACTGCTCAACTTGCTGCTGCTG GACCAATAGGTGTCGCTGCGGCTGCTGCTATTGCTACCGGGAAAAAGCGTAAACGcccattttcatttgaaacaaATCCTTCAATTCGGAAACGTCAACAAACTCGACTTCTCAG gAAGTTGAAACAGACAATAGATGAATACACTACTAGAGTAGGACAACAGGCGATTGTTTTGGGTGTCACTCCTGGTAAATCTAATCATGGCCTTTCGTATAAAGTGTTTGGATCGCAACCGCTTGAAAATGTG ATTCGCAATTGTAAGGGAGTGATTATGCAAGATCTTGAAAGCGCTTTAGCTCAACAAGCGCCACCTCCTTCTGCTGATACATCTAGTCTTCACGAGCTTCCACCGTTAAATGTAGATGGTATACCTACACCTATTGATAAAATGACTCAA gcTCAATTACGTGCATTTATTcctgaaatgttgaaatattctACCGGACGTTCGAAACCTGGTTGGGGTAAACCTGAATATCGCCCGGTTTGGTGGCCAATTGATTTACCGTGGGCTAATGTACGCAGTGATGTCCGGTCCGATGATCAGAAGAAAAAA GTTTCATGGACACATGCTTTGAGACAAATCGTGAAGAACTGTTATAAACATCATGGCCGTGAAGATTTACTGCCCGCATTTGACGAGAACATCAGTTCTAATTCGGTCGCTACATTTGCTCAACCGACGATGGTGCAAACAATCAATAACCCTGATGGCACAGTGTCTATCATACAGATCGATACTAGTAGTAATGGTAATGCTGTGGTAACACTAGGAGATGGAACGCAAGCTACAGTTGTGCAGGCTGTTCAAGCT GATCATATGTTTGGTAATAGTCATGGATTGCAGTTAGTGCAATTGAAGACCGACCAAGTCGGTGATATCTATCAG CAGAACGGGGCCCATGAAGCAAATCAAGCCGTACAAACTCTAGCCGAGGTTGCGTCCTCTCAGTCAGAAACTGGAACTACTGTTGCTACGCTAACTGAGGCTACTTTAAATCAGGAAACTGGACAAATTATCTTAACTGGTGATGGTTCAGGATTAG GAATGGTAACTTTACCAGTATCAATGTATTCGACTGTTGTGACAAATATTTCGCAACTTCAAgatcaacaacagcagcatcatcatcatcatcaacaagAACACCAAAATGTGCATATAGCTTTAGCTCCTCAGAATTCTGAACATAATCAGTCGGCAGATGTACCGGATGCGACGAACGCTGTCGAGATTATGACTATCGAACAAGGACCCTCAACTTCTACGTGA